A genomic region of Andreesenia angusta contains the following coding sequences:
- a CDS encoding adenine deaminase — protein MLKPESVKQAIDYRQIIDVLMADDRFADLVLYGGNVVNVITKEIYTADIAVKGDYIALVGDCESLIGEKTTVVDVRGKYLTPGFIDSHMHFESAMLTITEFSKLSIPTGTTTLMADPHEIGNALGSVAMKAMADECNHVPNYVRLQVPALTPDAPKLETAGVEVNSKDMEDLLNYPNINGIGELQGFSLAKHVYKHTPEIIDDLLASTTYAKSIGKPVDGNAPELFGAELAAHIVACGGNCSCHETTTKAECIEKIRQGVYVFMREGSTQRNMAECIKAVTEEGLDSRRLILVSDDMVPTDLETAGHMNDLIRRTIREGVDPVEAIQMATINPATYWGFKDRGALLPGKVADIAVIDDLNEMTVAAVFIKGKLMASQGKMVVEIPSYTYPDTVKNSVKIKHVTEADLEINADGSTATVRYIQAIPDQNLTGTGEAQTTVNRGIVQPDLSQDLVYLGCMERYGHHGSIGKCMVKGFGLKQGAVAQSIAHDTHNITYIGANLKDIAIAINRVAEIGGGLVLVNNGRVVDELALPVGGLMTDEMTGSEVGQKVADLENMFKTQLGGSLHAPFMHLSFLALSTSPEWKITDQGLVDVNNFEVLDPVVR, from the coding sequence TTGTTAAAGCCAGAAAGTGTAAAACAAGCAATTGATTACAGACAGATAATAGACGTATTGATGGCAGACGATAGATTTGCTGATTTAGTTCTATACGGAGGAAACGTAGTAAACGTTATAACTAAAGAGATATACACAGCTGATATAGCTGTAAAAGGAGACTATATAGCTCTAGTGGGTGACTGCGAAAGCCTTATAGGAGAGAAGACTACAGTAGTAGACGTAAGAGGAAAATACCTTACTCCAGGATTCATAGACTCTCACATGCACTTCGAGAGCGCTATGCTTACAATAACTGAGTTCTCTAAGCTATCTATACCAACAGGAACTACTACTCTAATGGCAGACCCACATGAGATAGGAAACGCATTGGGATCAGTAGCTATGAAGGCTATGGCAGATGAGTGCAACCATGTACCTAACTACGTTAGACTACAGGTTCCAGCCCTTACCCCAGATGCTCCAAAGCTAGAGACAGCAGGAGTTGAAGTAAACTCTAAAGACATGGAAGACCTTCTAAACTATCCAAACATAAACGGTATAGGAGAGCTTCAAGGATTTTCACTAGCTAAGCACGTTTACAAGCACACTCCAGAGATAATAGACGACCTACTAGCGTCGACTACTTATGCTAAGAGCATAGGAAAGCCAGTTGACGGTAATGCGCCGGAGCTTTTCGGAGCAGAGCTAGCGGCTCATATAGTGGCTTGTGGAGGAAACTGTTCTTGCCACGAGACTACTACAAAAGCTGAGTGTATAGAGAAGATAAGACAAGGTGTTTACGTGTTCATGAGAGAAGGATCTACTCAGAGAAACATGGCAGAGTGTATAAAAGCTGTAACTGAGGAAGGACTTGACTCAAGAAGACTTATCCTAGTTTCAGACGACATGGTTCCAACAGATCTTGAAACAGCAGGACATATGAACGACCTTATAAGAAGAACTATAAGAGAAGGTGTAGACCCTGTAGAAGCTATACAGATGGCTACTATAAACCCAGCTACTTATTGGGGATTCAAAGACAGAGGAGCACTTCTTCCAGGAAAAGTTGCTGACATAGCTGTTATAGACGACCTAAACGAGATGACAGTAGCTGCTGTATTTATAAAAGGAAAGCTTATGGCTTCTCAAGGTAAGATGGTAGTGGAGATACCAAGCTACACTTACCCAGATACAGTTAAGAACTCTGTAAAGATAAAGCATGTAACAGAAGCGGACCTTGAAATAAACGCTGACGGAAGCACTGCTACAGTTAGATATATCCAAGCTATACCAGACCAGAACCTTACTGGAACAGGTGAAGCTCAGACTACTGTAAACCGTGGAATAGTTCAACCTGATTTAAGCCAAGACCTTGTTTACCTAGGATGTATGGAGAGATACGGACATCACGGAAGCATAGGTAAGTGTATGGTTAAAGGGTTCGGACTTAAGCAAGGTGCTGTTGCACAGTCGATAGCACATGACACTCACAACATCACTTATATAGGTGCAAACCTAAAAGACATAGCTATAGCTATAAACAGAGTAGCTGAAATAGGCGGAGGTCTTGTACTAGTAAACAACGGAAGAGTAGTTGACGAACTAGCACTTCCAGTCGGAGGTCTTATGACTGACGAAATGACAGGATCAGAAGTTGGACAAAAAGTTGCAGATCTTGAGAACATGTTCAAGACACAACTTGGCGGATCGCTTCACGCACCTTTCATGCACCTTTCATTCCTAGCGCTTTCTACAAGCCCAGAGTGGAAGATAACTGACCAAGGACTAGTAGACGTAAACAACTTCGAAGTACTAGACCCTGTAGTTAGATAA
- a CDS encoding EutN/CcmL family microcompartment protein, producing MLIGRVIGTLVATRKDDSLVGSKLMITQPLDIDYKPVGDPFIAVDTVGAGIGETIIYAEGTASRNAAGKPDAAIDAAIIGIVDNLDVYKDVLEKQ from the coding sequence ATGCTAATAGGAAGAGTCATAGGAACTTTAGTTGCAACTAGAAAAGATGACAGTTTAGTGGGATCAAAGCTCATGATAACTCAACCACTTGACATAGACTATAAGCCCGTAGGAGACCCGTTTATAGCTGTTGACACAGTAGGGGCAGGTATAGGCGAGACTATAATCTATGCCGAAGGCACAGCGTCTAGAAATGCAGCGGGGAAACCGGATGCGGCTATAGATGCAGCCATAATAGGGATAGTAGACAATCTAGATGTCTACAAAGACGTACTAGAAAAGCAGTAG